From Lysinibacillus sp. SGAir0095, the proteins below share one genomic window:
- a CDS encoding TetR/AcrR family transcriptional regulator: MSKVDRRIIKSQEAIKNAFIELMSEKNLDGITMQDISDKANVGRRTIYLHYLDKYDLLDKLIEEHINELRILCQSASELSFTEGNLIWFEYFERNYAFFSTMLSSKGATLFRCRFLQFVIDELKSDVDVMEGINKGFSQDVILRFFGAAIVEVVESWITKGLSEPAQVVAEQLGSLLDRNLL, encoded by the coding sequence ATGTCTAAGGTAGATCGAAGAATAATCAAATCTCAAGAAGCAATAAAAAATGCTTTCATTGAATTGATGTCTGAAAAAAATTTGGATGGGATTACGATGCAGGATATTTCCGACAAAGCAAATGTGGGCCGTAGAACGATTTATCTACACTATTTGGATAAATATGATTTGTTGGATAAGCTCATTGAAGAACATATCAACGAACTAAGGATACTGTGTCAATCAGCATCTGAATTAAGCTTTACTGAGGGAAATCTCATTTGGTTTGAATATTTTGAACGTAATTACGCATTCTTTTCAACGATGTTATCAAGTAAAGGAGCCACTTTATTTCGTTGTCGATTCTTGCAATTTGTCATTGATGAATTAAAAAGTGATGTAGATGTAATGGAAGGGATAAATAAGGGATTCAGTCAGGATGTTATTCTTAGATTCTTTGGGGCAGCTATTGTGGAAGTTGTGGAGTCATGGATCACTAAAGGGTTATCTGAACCAGCGCAAGTCGTGGCAGAACAATTAGGGAGTCTGTTGGACAGAAACCTATTATAA